CCGTGCCGCCACCGTGCTCGACATGCTCGGCGCACGGCGTCTGGACGGCGAAGAGCTGACCGAGCTGCCGGGCAGCGAACAGTTCGCCCTGCTCCAGGCGCTGCGCCGGGCCTCGGCCGGCGACTGGGACGTGACTGTCGTCGACCTGCCGCCGCTGCGCGACGCCCTGTCCGTGCTCGCCCTGCCCGAGCGGCTCCGCCGGCTGCTGGGCCGCCTCCTGCCGGTGGAGCGGCAGGCCGCGCGTGCGCTGCGCCCGATCATGGCGCAGCTCGCCGGAGTGCCGATGCCCGCCGAGTGGCTGTACGGCGCCGCCGCCCGCAGGGACGAGGAACTGGCCGCCGTACAGACGCTGATCGGGGCCGGCACCACGACGGTGCGGCTCGTCGCGGAGCCGGGTCCTGCCGCCCGGGACGCACTGCGCGTGGCCCGCGCCGGGCTCGGACTGTACGGGCTGCGCGTCGACGCCCTCGTACCGAACAAGGTGCTGCCGACGGACTCGTCCGACGCCTGGCTCGCGACGCTCGCCGCCCAGCAGCAGAAGTGCCTGGACGAGTGGAGCGAGGAGTACGGCCCCGCGTGGCCGCTGCGCCCGGTCCGCCATCTCGGCCGGGACCCGCGCGGAGCCGCCGATCTCGCGGACCTCGCCGGTCTCGCGGACCTGGACGCGGACCTGGACGCGGGTGTGGGACCCGACCCCGCCGCGTACGGCGATCCGTGGTGGGTCGAGGACCGGCGCGGGGAGGACGGGCTGCTGGTGTGGTGCCTGCCCCTGCCCGGCGCCGTGAAGTCGGACGTCGGCCTGGTCCGGCGCGGCGACGAACTCCTGCTGACCGTAGGCCCGTTCCACCGCATGGTGCCCCTCGAAGCCGCTCTGCGGCGCTGCACCGTCTCGGGCGCCGCGCTCACGGACGGTGTCCTGAAGGTCCGGTTCACGCCGGAGCCGGGGCTCTGGCCGCGCACGCCCTGAACGTCCCCCCGGGGTTCAGGTACCGTCGAAGGTACACAGCCTCCGTTCCGCCCCGGACGAGGCACCTTGTCCCGATGCGGGAGAAACCCATGAGTGATGCCATCGAGCGTCCCGCCGCCGACCCGGACGCCTGGGCCACGGCCTGCGCCGAGGACCTCGCCGCCGAGAAGGCCCGACGTCGCGCCGTGCACGGTACGCCGCCCGGCTCGGCCTCCGAGGAGCTGCGCAAGTTCGTGGACGCGGTCGCCGACAAGGTGTCCTCGTTCCAGAGCCCGCTGCTCGGCATGGCCGCACAGGGCGCCGTCCAGCAGTTCATCAATCAGGCCAGGTCCGCCGTCGAGCCGGTCATCGACCGTAATCCGGACCTTTTCGACCATCTCGCGGCGGCCGGAAACGAACTGCTCGCCGCCTACCGCTCCGCGGTCGAGGGCGACGAGCGCCGCTGGACCCGGGGACCGTCCGAGGCCCCCGACATCCGCCTGAACAAGACGGACGAAAAGGCCAACGACCCCTCGGATCCCCGTGACGAGGGCCCTACTCCGGGTACCCACATCGACCTGGACTGACCAGCCCGGCGCCCGCCCTCGGGTACGGTTGGGCCCAGCGGGGCTCGACCGAAAACTGAGGGACACATGGGACTCACCATCGGCGTCGACATCGGCGGCACGAAGATCGCGGCGGGCGTGGTCGACGAAGAGGGCACGATTCTCGATACGCATCAGGTGCCCACCCCGCCGACCGCCGAAGGCATCGTCGACGCGATCTGCGCGGCGGTGTCCGGGGCCGGCAAGGGACACGACATCGAGGCCGTCGGCATCGGCGCCGCCGGTTACGTGGACGACAAGCGCGCCACCGTTCTGTTCGCGCCGAACATCGACTGGCGTCACGAACCGCTCAAGGACAAGGTCGAGCAGCGGGTCGGTATGCAGGTCGTGGTGGAGAACGACGCGAACGCGGCGGCCTGGGGCGAGTACAAGTTCGGGGCCGGACAGGGCCACGACGACGTCATCTGCATCACGCTCGGCACCGGGCTGGGCGGCGGCATCATCATCGGCAACAAACTGCGCCGGGGACGCTTCGGTGTGGCGGCGGAATTCGGCCATA
The nucleotide sequence above comes from Streptomyces sp. NBC_01716. Encoded proteins:
- a CDS encoding ArsA family ATPase, which codes for MAESTADTAHEARTTRATRTVLVTGPGGAGRTTVAAATALAAARRGDRTLLLCADPAGPGAVIGAPAGLGIEPAEVTPGLWAACVDPADYFRTEFLALQDRAATVLDMLGARRLDGEELTELPGSEQFALLQALRRASAGDWDVTVVDLPPLRDALSVLALPERLRRLLGRLLPVERQAARALRPIMAQLAGVPMPAEWLYGAAARRDEELAAVQTLIGAGTTTVRLVAEPGPAARDALRVARAGLGLYGLRVDALVPNKVLPTDSSDAWLATLAAQQQKCLDEWSEEYGPAWPLRPVRHLGRDPRGAADLADLAGLADLDADLDAGVGPDPAAYGDPWWVEDRRGEDGLLVWCLPLPGAVKSDVGLVRRGDELLLTVGPFHRMVPLEAALRRCTVSGAALTDGVLKVRFTPEPGLWPRTP
- a CDS encoding DUF5304 domain-containing protein, with protein sequence MSDAIERPAADPDAWATACAEDLAAEKARRRAVHGTPPGSASEELRKFVDAVADKVSSFQSPLLGMAAQGAVQQFINQARSAVEPVIDRNPDLFDHLAAAGNELLAAYRSAVEGDERRWTRGPSEAPDIRLNKTDEKANDPSDPRDEGPTPGTHIDLD
- a CDS encoding ROK family glucokinase yields the protein MGLTIGVDIGGTKIAAGVVDEEGTILDTHQVPTPPTAEGIVDAICAAVSGAGKGHDIEAVGIGAAGYVDDKRATVLFAPNIDWRHEPLKDKVEQRVGMQVVVENDANAAAWGEYKFGAGQGHDDVICITLGTGLGGGIIIGNKLRRGRFGVAAEFGHIRVVPDGLLCGCGSQGCWEQYASGRALVRYAKQRANATPENAEILLRLGDGTPDGIEGKHVSAAAREGDPVAVDSFRELARWAGAGLADLASLFDPSAFIVGGGVSDEGELVLDPIRKSFRRWLIGGQWRPHAQVLAAQLGGKAGLVGAADLARQG